A stretch of Microbacterium sp. LWH3-1.2 DNA encodes these proteins:
- a CDS encoding Hsp70 family protein → MATVVFVAEDGELLFGDAAERRGVTQPERLIREFKRSIGDEVPIVVGGRSIPAEQLYARTVADVIDTVAEREGARPEGVILTHPAMWGPHRIGLVRSALEAIGIGAVAFITEPEAAARHYDASRNVDDGHVLAVYDLGGGTFDCVVLRKDHAAFDLVGEPVGIDNLGGADFDDAVLRHVLRTAEVPAEALQDASPDSRIALSQLRRECVDAKEALSFDSDAVIPVLLPGGRSSVRLTRAEFEGMIDESLAKTIDALEDALEDAGIDPDQIESILLIGGSSRIPLVTQGLSERFGRPTAIDADPKSSIALGAAHTALIRATDVQLGVSSALAIFDGTRAAAAEIELAGSPIERGIPAPVGPAAAASSAPSARHIVAIAGGAVIVAAAIVFGSTLTAGTGALNGFFTVSTEPTPEPTDEQAASEATAPEAQQAAPETAAPVGEQPAPRAANPQRKGATPQKKTTTTTTTTEAAPAPRPTKGASPAPSTGTQSAGTGDSGGTGGTDPGTDPGTDPGTDPGTDPGTDPGTDPGTDPGTDPGTDPGTDPGTDPGTDPGTDPGTDPGTDPGTDPGTDPGTDPGTDPGTDPGTDPGTDPGTDPGTETPPVDPPPADPAPEPSPTPTMDPVA, encoded by the coding sequence GTGGCAACGGTCGTCTTCGTCGCGGAAGACGGTGAACTGCTCTTCGGCGATGCGGCAGAGCGCCGCGGTGTGACGCAGCCCGAGCGATTGATCCGCGAGTTCAAGCGGAGCATCGGCGACGAGGTCCCGATCGTCGTCGGCGGCCGCTCGATCCCGGCCGAACAGCTGTACGCACGGACCGTCGCCGATGTGATCGACACGGTCGCGGAGCGGGAGGGCGCACGCCCGGAAGGCGTGATCCTGACGCACCCCGCCATGTGGGGTCCGCACCGCATCGGCCTGGTGCGGTCGGCGCTCGAGGCGATCGGCATAGGCGCGGTCGCCTTCATCACCGAGCCCGAGGCCGCCGCCCGCCACTACGACGCGTCCCGCAACGTCGACGACGGCCACGTCCTCGCCGTGTACGACCTCGGCGGAGGAACATTCGACTGCGTGGTCCTGCGCAAGGACCACGCCGCCTTCGACCTCGTGGGCGAGCCCGTCGGCATCGACAATCTCGGTGGCGCGGACTTCGACGACGCCGTCCTTCGCCACGTGCTGCGCACAGCCGAGGTGCCCGCCGAAGCTCTGCAGGACGCCTCCCCCGACTCCCGCATCGCGCTCTCCCAGCTGCGGCGCGAGTGCGTCGACGCCAAAGAGGCGCTGTCGTTCGACTCCGATGCCGTGATCCCGGTGCTCCTGCCGGGGGGTCGCTCGAGCGTGCGGCTGACGCGCGCGGAGTTCGAGGGCATGATCGACGAGTCGCTCGCCAAGACCATCGACGCTCTCGAGGATGCGCTCGAGGACGCGGGAATCGACCCCGATCAGATCGAGTCCATCCTGCTGATCGGCGGTTCGTCGCGGATCCCGCTGGTCACCCAGGGTCTCTCCGAGCGGTTCGGCCGACCGACCGCGATCGATGCCGACCCGAAGTCTTCGATCGCGCTCGGCGCCGCCCACACGGCTCTCATCCGCGCGACCGACGTGCAGCTGGGCGTGTCCAGCGCGCTGGCCATCTTCGACGGCACGCGGGCGGCGGCCGCCGAGATCGAGCTCGCGGGGTCCCCGATCGAGCGCGGCATCCCGGCTCCGGTCGGACCGGCCGCGGCAGCATCGTCCGCGCCCAGCGCCCGACACATCGTCGCGATCGCGGGCGGCGCGGTCATCGTCGCGGCCGCGATCGTCTTCGGAAGCACGCTCACGGCGGGCACGGGCGCACTGAACGGGTTCTTCACCGTCTCGACCGAGCCGACGCCTGAGCCCACCGACGAGCAGGCCGCCTCCGAGGCGACCGCACCGGAGGCGCAGCAGGCGGCCCCCGAGACCGCCGCCCCCGTCGGCGAGCAGCCCGCGCCGCGTGCGGCCAACCCGCAGCGCAAGGGTGCGACCCCGCAGAAGAAGACGACCACCACGACCACGACGACCGAAGCCGCACCGGCGCCTCGCCCCACGAAGGGCGCTTCACCCGCTCCCAGTACCGGCACGCAGAGCGCAGGCACCGGCGACAGCGGCGGCACGGGCGGCACCGACCCCGGCACCGACCCCGGCACGGACCCGGGAACCGACCCCGGTACCGACCCCGGAACCGACCCGGGAACGGACCCCGGCACCGACCCGGGAACAGACCCGGGAACGGACCCCGGCACCGACCCCGGCACCGACCCCGGAACCGACCCCGGAACGGACCCCGGCACCGACCCCGGAACGGACCCCGGCACCGACCCGGGAACAGACCCGGGAACGGACCCCGGAACCGACCCCGGAACCGACCCCGGAACGGACCCCGGCACCGACCCCGGCACCGACCCGGGAACGGAGACCCCACCGGTGGACCCGCCCCCCGCGGATCCCGCACCGGAGCCCTCGCCCACACCCACCATGGACCCTGTGGCCTGA
- a CDS encoding metal-sensitive transcriptional regulator: MTDTALEHSPAHAGEHAHHGYITDKDKYLNRLKRIEGQARGIHKMVEDEKYCIDILTQISALTSALEAVAVGLLDDHLRHCVVDAARLGGAEADAKITEATQAIARLVR; the protein is encoded by the coding sequence ATGACCGACACCGCTCTCGAGCACTCCCCCGCCCACGCCGGCGAGCACGCCCACCACGGCTACATCACCGACAAGGACAAGTACCTGAACCGCCTCAAGCGCATCGAGGGTCAGGCCCGCGGCATCCACAAGATGGTCGAGGACGAGAAGTACTGCATCGACATCCTCACGCAGATCAGCGCGCTGACCTCCGCCCTCGAGGCCGTCGCAGTCGGTCTGCTCGACGACCACCTGCGTCACTGCGTCGTGGATGCCGCGCGCCTGGGCGGTGCCGAGGCCGACGCCAAGATCACCGAGGCCACGCAGGCCATCGCCCGCCTCGTGCGCTGA
- the groES gene encoding co-chaperone GroES: MSVSIKPLEDRIVIKQVEAEQTTSSGLVIPDTAKEKPQEGEVVAVGPGRIDDNGNRIPLDVAVGDRVIYSKYGGTEVKFGGDEFLVLSARDVLAVVVR; the protein is encoded by the coding sequence GTGTCGGTTTCCATCAAGCCGCTCGAGGACCGCATCGTCATCAAGCAGGTCGAGGCCGAGCAGACCACGTCCAGCGGTCTGGTCATCCCCGACACCGCCAAGGAGAAGCCCCAGGAGGGCGAGGTCGTGGCGGTGGGCCCGGGTCGTATCGACGACAACGGCAACCGCATCCCGCTCGACGTCGCCGTCGGCGACCGCGTGATCTACAGCAAGTACGGCGGGACCGAGGTCAAGTTCGGCGGCGACGAGTTCCTCGTCCTGTCGGCTCGCGACGTCCTCGCGGTCGTCGTTCGCTGA
- the rarD gene encoding EamA family transporter RarD, translating to MSDAAAVREGRLGGIFAFSAYLLWGFLPLYFLLLAPTGPWEIVAWRILLSLVFCALLLTVTRTWPRLAAIFRQPRVLGLTVVAGLLIYVNWQVFIYGALSGHVIETSLGYFINPIATVLLAVLVLRERLRTTQWVAIGIAAAAVLVIVIGYGAFPWIALTLAASFGLYGLVKKKVGPSVDAVSGLTLETLWLSPIAVVVLVIVGATGGLTMGAYGWQHTVLLSLTGVITAVPLLLFAAGARRVSLTTIGLMQFVAPVLQFLVGWLVLGEPMPLERWIGFGLVWVALIVLTVDSLIHARRARGAASLAS from the coding sequence GTGTCCGACGCCGCCGCGGTCCGGGAGGGCCGGCTGGGCGGGATCTTCGCGTTCTCGGCGTACCTGCTGTGGGGTTTCCTGCCGCTGTACTTCCTGCTCCTCGCGCCCACCGGGCCGTGGGAGATCGTGGCGTGGCGCATCCTGCTGTCGCTCGTCTTCTGCGCCCTGCTGCTCACCGTGACCCGCACGTGGCCGCGCCTGGCGGCGATCTTCCGGCAGCCGAGGGTGCTCGGGCTCACCGTCGTCGCGGGCCTGCTGATCTACGTCAACTGGCAGGTCTTCATCTACGGCGCGCTCAGCGGCCACGTCATCGAGACCAGCCTGGGCTACTTCATCAACCCGATCGCCACCGTGCTCCTGGCGGTGCTCGTGCTCCGCGAGCGCCTGCGCACGACGCAGTGGGTCGCCATCGGCATCGCCGCGGCGGCGGTGCTCGTCATCGTGATCGGCTACGGCGCCTTCCCCTGGATCGCGCTCACGCTCGCCGCATCCTTCGGCCTCTATGGCCTCGTGAAGAAGAAGGTCGGCCCCTCGGTGGACGCGGTCAGCGGACTCACCCTCGAGACGCTGTGGCTCTCGCCGATCGCCGTGGTCGTGCTCGTCATCGTCGGCGCGACCGGCGGCCTGACGATGGGTGCGTACGGATGGCAGCACACCGTGCTCCTCAGCCTCACCGGCGTCATCACGGCCGTGCCGCTGCTGCTGTTCGCGGCGGGTGCACGCCGGGTGTCGCTCACCACGATCGGGCTCATGCAGTTCGTCGCGCCGGTGCTGCAATTCCTGGTGGGCTGGCTCGTGCTCGGCGAGCCGATGCCCTTGGAACGCTGGATCGGCTTCGGCCTGGTGTGGGTCGCGCTCATCGTGCTGACGGTCGACTCGCTCATCCACGCCCGTCGCGCACGGGGTGCGGCATCCCTCGCCTCCTGA